The sequence CTCGAACCGCCAGCGACGGCCTGTCCCCGTCGGTAGGACGGGAAATGAGGAACTACTAACACACCGGGCTTACTAATCTGACACAACCGATGAGCCAGCCGCCTGCCAGGTATTCCGTCTACGGGCTGACGGTGGGGTCGGAGTTCGACCTGCCGGAGCTTCGGCCCGCATCCCCAGAAGGCGGAGTCGACGTAACGATCGGCCTCGCCGACCTCGATCCCGCTGTCGGGTCGGACACGGACCCAGGGGCACAACGGGTCGATGCGACCCCGACCCGGTGCCGACTCACGTACGATTCGATCGGGACGTTCCTGATCGAGGCGGGCGGCCGGATCCGGTGTGACCCCGCCTCCGAGGGGAGCGAGACCCACAAGATCTTTCGGCGGATCCTGGAGAACCAGGCGATGACCGTGCTGTTGCTCCAGCGTGGCCTCCTGGTGCTCCACGCCAGCGCCGCCGTGATCGACGGGACCGCCGTGGTGTTCGTGGGCGAGCGCACCACCGGGAAATCCACCACGACCGCGGCGTTCCACCGGGAGGGGTATCCGATGCTGGCCGACGACGTGGTCGCGATCCGGTTCGGCGACGGACGGCCGACGGTCGTCCCCGGGGTGCCCCAGATCAGACTCTCGCCCGAAGCCGCCGACGAGCTGGCGCTCGATCCGGTACGCAGCTACGACAACGACTGGGGCGTCGAGAAGGTCTACTATCCGATCGAGGCACAGGCTGACGCCGCCCCGCTGGGTGCGATCTACTCGCTGGAGGAAGCCAACGATGTCGGTATCGAAGCGTTCGAGGGGTCTACGCCGTTCTTCGAGTTGGTCACGAACACGTACGCCCAGGGGCTCCTGCCCGACACGCGGACGACCGCGGATCACTTCGACCAGTGTTCGCGGGTGGTGGCGTCGACGCCCGTCCGGCAGCTCCGGCGTCCAAAACGGTTCGACCGGCTTCCGGAGGCCGTCGACCTCGTTGCGGCGGACGTCCGCGACGCCTCCGAACGTGCCAACACTTCGACGCACTTCGTGCCGGACCGGCAATGACGGCGGTCTCCTTGAGGCCGGTCCGTCGCTTCCCGGTCCGGCCCGTGTCCCCGCACTGCGGTTCACCCGCGCCGTCCGCCCGACGTGCCCGCCGACCCCGTGTGCGGCGGTGGTACCGCTCGACCGTCCCTGAGCCGCTCCCCACTCGATGAGCGGGTTCGTCGCGCTCTTCGACCGGACCGGCGCCGACGTCCGGGGCGACCGGGTCCGATCGATGCTCGACGCCATCGACCACCGGGGGCCCGACGGGAGTGGCACCTGGCGCGACGACGGCGTCGCCCTCGGCCACCAGCAGCTCCGATCCACCCCGCAGGCGCGCTACGACGACCAGCCGACCCGACACGCCGGCGTCGTCGTCGCCGGCGACGTTCGGATCGACAACCGCGACGAACTGCTGGACGCCCTCCCGATCGACGATCCCCCGGAGCAGGTCCCGGACAGTCGAGTCGTGGCGCACGCGTACCGCGAGTGGGGAACGGACTGCGTCTCCCACCTGATCGGCTCGTTCGCGTTCGCAGTCTGGGACGACTCGGCGTCCCGGCTGTTCCTCGCACGGGACCGCTTCGGGGTCAAGCCGCTGTACTACCACCTCGACGACGACGTGTTCGCTGCCGCCTCCGAGAAGAAGGCGCTGCTCGCCCTCCCGTCGGTGCCCGGAACGGTCGACGAACGCAAGATTGGCGACTTCCTGCTCGCGACGTACGAGGACAAAACGCGGTCGTTCTTCGAGTCGATCCGGCGGCTCCCGCCCGCCCACACGACGACGGTCGACGCCGACCGGACGGACACGCGCCGGTACTGGGACCTCGACCCCTCGCGGACGGTCACGCTCGGTTCCGACGCGGCGTACGAGCGCCGGTTCCGCGAACTCTTCGAACAGGCCGTCGAAAGCCGGCTGCGGTCGGACCCCGGAGGGCGTGTCGGAACCACGCTCAGCGGCGGGATGGACTCGTCGTCGATTGCGGTCGTCGCCCGCGACCTCCTGCCGGCGGACGTGCCGCTCGCCACCTTCTCGAACGTGTACGACGAGGCACCCTCAAGCGACGAACGCGAGTTCATCGAGTCGGTCACGCCCCGGGAGGGGATCGAGCCCCACTACGTGTTTCCGGAGGACACCGGCGTCGTGGTCGACGAGCCGACCTGGCGCACCCACCTCGACCAGCCGCCGCACAACACGATGCACTTTGCGGTCTGGGAGCGGACGAAACGCGCCGCCGACACCGGAATGACCGCCGTGCTCGACGGCGCGCTCGGCGACAGCGCCACCGGCTACGGACTCGGCCTGCTCCCGGAGCTCCTGAAGACCGGCCGGTGGCGGCACCTCTACCGCGAACTCGACGCGATGGCCGACGTCGTGGACGCGTCGAAGCGGCACCTGTTCGTCAGACACGTCGTGTCGGCGTTCGTCCCCGACCGGGTGACGCAGCTCCGCCGCCGGCTCCGCGGCGACCCCCTGCCGCTCGACGCCGAGAACCCCACGCTCGACCCGGGGTTCGTGGAGCGCGCCGGCCTCCGGGCCCGACACCGGGAGGACCGACGTCAAAACACGCTGCTCGCGCCGAGCGCGCGGAACCTCCAGCGCCAGTCGCTTCTGACCGGGCGGAACGCAACGAACTTTGAGGCGCTCGACCTGATCCACGCCGCCTTCGGGGTCGAGCCCCGGTATCCGTTCACGGACGTTCGGTTGGTGGAGTTCTCGCTCGCAATCCCGCCGACACAACAGTTCGCGGACGGCTACACCCGCTCGATCATCCGGCGTGCGCTCGCCGACCTGCTGCCTGAGACGGTTCAATGGCGCCCCTGGAAGACGCCGGTGAACGAGGCGTTCTGGAACGCGCTGGCGCGCGAACGGCGGTTGAGCGACATCGACGACCCCGACACCGCGCTCGCGGCGTATCTCGACCGCGATGCGCTCGCGGCGGCCCGCGACCGCTTCGAGGCCGATCCGACCTCCGTGGACGCCCGCGCGCTGTGGCGGGCGCTGTCACTGTCGGTCTGGCTCGACGAGTATCACCCGTCGGCGTCGGATCGCTGACGGATGTGTGCCGTCTCACAGGCGGACTCACTCGTCCGTCGCGTGGTCCGACAGCCACACCGAGAGCGCGATGGCCTTCCGCAGCGCGAGCGAGTCGGCGCCCCCCTCCGTGTCGGCGAACCGCTCGTACGACGCTTCGAGTGCCTCCACGTCCAGATACCGGGCAAGGGGTCCGGGCTCCCGTAGCAACTCCTGCAGCCGCCGGTCGTCGTTTCTGAGCGCGTTGTTGAACGCCTCGCCCGGCATCGCCTTCCACGGCCGCCACTGGATCTCGTCGGGCAACAGATCACCGAGCGACCGCCGAATGATCGACCGCGTCCACCCATCCGACAGCTGCTGGCCCGGGGGGATCGCGAGGCAGAACTCCGCCAGCCGCACGTCGGCGAACGGGTACCGCGGCTCGACGCCGAACGCCGCGGAGATCTGGTCGAGTGTCTCGAACGTCGCGGTGAGCCGCCCCGAGAGCAACGACTGCCGCTGTTGGTACCGGGCGCTCTGCTCGAAGAGGGAGACGGTCGGCTCCAGCGACCGGTACCGCTCCCGGAGGTCGTGCGCGCGGACGAAGTCGGGATCAAGCGTCGGGTTCATACGTTCGACGAGGATCGGTTCACCGCGAACACGTCGAGCGAGCCGCCTCGCCCACGTCGGCACCAGCGGCGCGACGGCGTTCCCGCGCAGCAACCGGCGTTCCGGCGTCCCGACCACCTGGCTCAGCGCCGACAGCTCCCGGTGGAGCCGCAGCCACCGCCCGGTCTTCAGAAGTTCCGGCAGGTACGCGAGGCCGTGACTGACCGTCTCGTCCCCCAGTTCCCCCTTCAGCTGCACCCGCACGCCGACATCGCTGACGCGCTTTGCGCGCTCCCACTTCCCGAAATGCGTCGTGTCGTGTGGGGGGTGATCCAGGTACTGTCGGACGTCGTCGGCGTCGACCACGATGCCGACATCGTCCAGGAAGATGTACTCCGAGGTGATGCCGTCCCGCCGGGCGACCGTCTCAATGAACTCGCGCTCGTCGCTCGACGGAGCCTCGTCGTACACATCGGAGAACGTGTAGAGCGGCTCCGACTCCGGGAGCAACGCCCGCGCCGTCACCGCGATCGACGAGGAGTCCAGTCCACCGCTGAGGTCGGCGCCGACCGGCCTGTCGGCGGTCGACCGGAGACGGCGCTCGACCGCTCGCTCGAAGAGTTCGCGGAACCGACGCTCGTACGCCGCGTCCGACTCCAGGGTCTCGGTGCGCGTCACGTCCAGATCCCAGTACCGCCGGCGCCGCTCCTCGTCGTCTCCAACGACCATCGCGTGTGCGGGCGGGAGCCGCCGGAGCGACTCGAAGTAGCTGGTGGTCTGCGCCTCGAACCGGTGGAGCAGGAAGTCGCCGACCGCGACGTCCGAGACGTCGGTCGACACCCCCGGGATCGTCAGGAGGGCCTTCGGCGCGGACGCGACCGCGAACACGTCGTCGTCGAGGTGGTAGTACAGCGGCTTGACGCCGAAGTGATCGCGCGCACAGAAGACCGTCCCCGCGTCGGCGTCCCAGACGACGAACGCGAACGCGCCGCACAGCCGGTCCACGCAGTCCTCGCCCCACTCTTGATACGCCGCGAGCAGGAGCCAGCTGTCGGGGACGCGCTCCGGCTGCTCCGTGATCGACAGCGCCTCCACCAGTTCGGGCCGGTTGTCGAGCCGGGCGTCCGCCGCGAGGACGACCCCCGCCTCGTGTTCGGGCTGGTTCGCGAACGCCGCTTCGGGCGTCGTTCGGAGCTGTTGGTGGCCGATTCCGACGTGGCCGTCGGCCCACTCGCCGCGTCCGTCGGGCCCTCGGTGGTCGATCGCGTCAAGCGCCGCGGGCAGCGCCGCCGAGGCGAGCCCGCCCCCGTCGCGATCGAACACGCAGACGATGCCGCTCACCCGTGGACCCTCACGACGCATCACGCCCGGCCGGGCGCCCCGACGTCCGGACCGATCGGGTCGGTGTCATCGGTACCCGAGGTTCTCGAGCCGGGCCCGTACCTCGGCTGGCTGTTCCTCGTCCGCTGTTCGCCACGCCACGTCGTCGCCCTCCGCCTTCGGCGAGCGCCGCACCCACGCCGCAACCTCGGGGGGCGGCGGCGGCGTCTCGCGGTCCGGGCGGACGGTCCGGTGATCCGCCGCGTACTCGTACGAGGTTGCGGCGACCGTATCGTCGTCCCAACCGCACTCGTACACGTCGACGTACTCGTCGTAGATACAGGCGACCTTCCGCACGGTGTGGTTGTCCACCAGTTCGGCGTCGAACTCCTCGCGGGCGAGCAACTGCACCTCGATCGTCGGCCCGTCGACACACGTGATGACGGCGCCGCCCGGACCGCGGCTGTACGCGTTGACCGCGTCGACGAACGCCGCCGTGTCGGCGATCTTGCCCGCAACAACGTCGGTCAGCGCCCGGCCGAGGCCGGCGATCGAGACCGGCGCGTCGACCCTTCGGTCGCTCCGGTCCCACTCCGTCGGCGGATCGACGATCAGCGGAACGTGTATGCCGTTGGGGTGCAGCGACAGGCCGTGGCCGGCGACCCCGTCGGTGCCGAACAGTTGCCCGTGGTCGCCCACCACAACGACGAGCGAGTCCTCGAATACGGACGGCTGGTCGTCGCGCCACCGCTCGACGAGCCGGTCGGCCTCCCGGGAGAACTCCCGGTAGATCTCCGCTTCGGCCTCGAAGGCGCCCGCCCAGTCCCCGAAGACGGCGCGAACGTCCTCCGGCAGCGGGTCGTCGGTGAACAAGTAAAACAGGTTGCTCGGGAGGTTCCGGAGCGCCGCCTCCTCCTCGGGTGACCGCGACGACTCCTGTCCCGGTGGTGCCCCGTAGTAGGGGTTGTGTGGGTCCAGCAGGTTCATCACCGTCAGGACGGGCTCCGTTTGCTCCGCGAGGTACGACTCCAGGTGCGAGATGACTCGCCGCCCGTGGTGTGGATACGTCGGCTCCGTGTCCGAAAACCGGCGATACGCCGCGTACCCCGTGTTGACCAGGTTTCGCAGGCGGTGCGGCTGTGCAAGTATCGTCCGCAGGAGCGAAAGGCCCGCACTCGCGCTCAGTTCGTCGACGTGGTTGACTGGGACGAACTCCGAGCGGAGCAGTTTCGTGCCGATGTAGTCGTTGGAGTCGTCGACGCACTCGCCGAACCCGGTCGCCGAACTGAACTGGGGATTCTCGCTGAACAACGCCGTCGCGTAGCCGTTCTCCCGTGCGGTCGTCGTCAGCGCCGCCTGCCGTCCAGTCATCCGACGTTCGACGCGTGTGACGCCGTGGTCGATCGGGTCCTGGCCGGCGAACAGGGAGGCGTGGGCCGGCAGCGTCCACGCGCCCGAGGAGTAACACCGCGACCACTGGAGCGGCAGGGAACGGAGGAACGGTGTCACTGCGTCGGAGGCTGTCGACTCCCGGAGGCAGTCGAGCGTGAGAACCTGCACTGACGGGGGCATCTGGTCTGTCTTCCGGTGAACCGGTTACGTAATTAAACGTTTCCACCGATCGAGGGTTCGAACGGTAGATGTTACTGGGTTAATATTATATGTCTCGGTTTTGTACGTGTATGTGAGTTGGAATGACAAAAGAGTACCAAACTCCGGAAGTGACCGAGTACGGCCCCGTATCGACAGTCACCGAGGGCAGCGGCACCAACAAGGTCGGAAGCGGAAGCGACGAGTTCAGTAGCGGTACATCGCTGACCGGATCGGTCGGGACTGGTAGCAACATTGGCCCATAGCCGCCGTTCGCACGAACAACCACCAAGGAAGACACGACAATGACAAAGGAGTACGACACCCCAGAAGTGACCGAGTACGGCCCGGTCGCGACGATCACCGAGGCTGGAATCACAAACAAGAAAGGCAGCTCGACCGACGAGTACTCGAAACAGACCGGACTCACCGGATCGGATATTCCATAACAGTCCGGACTGTCATAGTAGCGTTTGCAACTGGTTGCACATCCGATCGCACGCCGTCGTGCGATCGAGTGAGCGAAGACTTGCAAACGCTACTATACCCGCAACTACAGATTATAACCGCTCGACAGCGTCAAGCGACGGCAGCGGGTCGAACCGGCTTAGATCGTCGAGGTCGCCCAGGATAATGTCCCCATCCAGTTCGAGCCAACTGTGGGCCTGGAGTCCCCCGTTGTCCTCCTTGGCCACGCCGATCCTGTGTTCCGGGGCGTAGCCGTACGCCCGGAGCAGGGCCTCGGCCGCGAGCGAACGTGTGAGACACTTGCGGCCTCCCGGCAGGCCGCGGTCCGCCGCCCCGACCGCGGACACGACCCGTGCGTGCTTCGGATCCCCGCGACGCCCCCGCCCGACCTGCCGGCCGCCCCACAGGAGCGCCCGCCGGACGCGAACGAACGAGACCAGACGAAGGATCACTGGCAGCGACGCGAGCAGCGCCGCCGCCGCCAGGACTCGGAGCTGATCGCCGGCCGGGAGTGCGAGCAAGCTTCTGACTCGACCCATTCAGTCTGTCCCTTCTGCCCGAACCAAACTAAATCTGTCCCGCGGGACGCCGGGTCCCGCGTCTGTACGACCCCGGCTTCCGACCTCACCGTTCCCGAAGGCATTTGTCCCAGTCCGACCAATCGGGTCCAACGACGGACTTGTCGGGCATACTGAATCTATGACGGCCACGACACGCGAGAAACTCGGGGCGGTCCGTGAGGTCATCCAGTTCCGCCCCGGGCTGGAAGCCGTGATCGTTGTGCTGAGTCTCGGGACCGCGTTGCTGGAGGGTGTTGGCGTGGGATTCATTCTCCCGATCGTCGAGGTGGCCCAGTCGTCGGGGTCGCTCTCCGAGGCCGACGGAATTCTCCGGGTTTTCGTGCGCGCGTACTCCGTGCTCGGCGTCCCGTTCACGCTCGAAACGCTCATCATTGGGATCGCAGGCGTAATGACCGTTCGGTTCGGGTTGAGCTTCCTCACCGCGTGGCTGCGGGCGATCCTCGGATTCGAGTATCAACGGGAGCTCCGCCAGCAGCTCTACGAGGCGCTGTTGTACGGTCCGGTGGAGTACATCGATCGGAGCGGGTCCGACGACCTGCTCAACAGCATCATCACCGAGACGGTGATGGCGGCCAGCGTGGTCACGTCGATGGTTCGGATCGCGAACATCACGCTTCGCGGGCTGATCTACCTGGGGATCGCAACGTACCTGTCGCCGCGGCTGACCGCCGTCGCCGTGGTGACGCTCGGACTCAGCACGGGGCTGGTCCGGTACGTCATCGAACCCGCCTACGACGTCGGCGAGGAGATTGCGAGCGTGAACGACACCGTCCAAACTATCGCGCAGGCGGGGATCCAGGGCATCCACGACGTCCGGCTGTTCAACCGCGAGTCGCGGTTCGCCGACCGAATGCGGTCGGCGCTCGACAAGCGGGTCTCGGTCGGCGCGCGGATGAAGCGGAACGAGGCCGCGCTCGGGAACGTCAACCAACTACTGAACGCGCTCGTCATCTTCGGGCTGGTGTACGCCGCCTTCCGGTTCACCCCGCTGTCGCTCGCGGAGATCAGCGTCTTCCTGTTCGCCGTGTTTCGGCTCTCCCCGGTCATAAACCAGATCAATACCGCCGTGTACACGCTGGACGGCCAACTGCCGCATCTGATCCGGAT comes from Halobellus ruber and encodes:
- a CDS encoding putative RiPP precursor, whose translation is MTKEYDTPEVTEYGPVATITEAGITNKKGSSTDEYSKQTGLTGSDIP
- the asnB gene encoding asparagine synthase (glutamine-hydrolyzing) — its product is MSGIVCVFDRDGGGLASAALPAALDAIDHRGPDGRGEWADGHVGIGHQQLRTTPEAAFANQPEHEAGVVLAADARLDNRPELVEALSITEQPERVPDSWLLLAAYQEWGEDCVDRLCGAFAFVVWDADAGTVFCARDHFGVKPLYYHLDDDVFAVASAPKALLTIPGVSTDVSDVAVGDFLLHRFEAQTTSYFESLRRLPPAHAMVVGDDEERRRRYWDLDVTRTETLESDAAYERRFRELFERAVERRLRSTADRPVGADLSGGLDSSSIAVTARALLPESEPLYTFSDVYDEAPSSDEREFIETVARRDGITSEYIFLDDVGIVVDADDVRQYLDHPPHDTTHFGKWERAKRVSDVGVRVQLKGELGDETVSHGLAYLPELLKTGRWLRLHRELSALSQVVGTPERRLLRGNAVAPLVPTWARRLARRVRGEPILVERMNPTLDPDFVRAHDLRERYRSLEPTVSLFEQSARYQQRQSLLSGRLTATFETLDQISAAFGVEPRYPFADVRLAEFCLAIPPGQQLSDGWTRSIIRRSLGDLLPDEIQWRPWKAMPGEAFNNALRNDDRRLQELLREPGPLARYLDVEALEASYERFADTEGGADSLALRKAIALSVWLSDHATDE
- a CDS encoding ABC transporter ATP-binding protein, translating into MTATTREKLGAVREVIQFRPGLEAVIVVLSLGTALLEGVGVGFILPIVEVAQSSGSLSEADGILRVFVRAYSVLGVPFTLETLIIGIAGVMTVRFGLSFLTAWLRAILGFEYQRELRQQLYEALLYGPVEYIDRSGSDDLLNSIITETVMAASVVTSMVRIANITLRGLIYLGIATYLSPRLTAVAVVTLGLSTGLVRYVIEPAYDVGEEIASVNDTVQTIAQAGIQGIHDVRLFNRESRFADRMRSALDKRVSVGARMKRNEAALGNVNQLLNALVIFGLVYAAFRFTPLSLAEISVFLFAVFRLSPVINQINTAVYTLDGQLPHLIRIRSKVQELDELRSAAETGSEPVSSVERVAFDDVSFAYDDDQVLDGVSFEVARGEKIAFVGPSGAGKSTIVSLLGRLRSPDAGRIRADGTPIDAFDVEQWRERVAVVRQDPFLFDDTLEANVKVGNQDASRRDVEWACRIARVTEFLPELPDGYETELGENGVRLSGGQRQRVAIARAVLKDADVLVLDEATSDLDSNIEQEVYRGLRDLEGQRATIAIAHDLSTVSDADRIYTLVDGSITEVGTHSQLLERDGTYADLYATQT
- a CDS encoding asparagine synthase-related protein, translating into MSGFVALFDRTGADVRGDRVRSMLDAIDHRGPDGSGTWRDDGVALGHQQLRSTPQARYDDQPTRHAGVVVAGDVRIDNRDELLDALPIDDPPEQVPDSRVVAHAYREWGTDCVSHLIGSFAFAVWDDSASRLFLARDRFGVKPLYYHLDDDVFAAASEKKALLALPSVPGTVDERKIGDFLLATYEDKTRSFFESIRRLPPAHTTTVDADRTDTRRYWDLDPSRTVTLGSDAAYERRFRELFEQAVESRLRSDPGGRVGTTLSGGMDSSSIAVVARDLLPADVPLATFSNVYDEAPSSDEREFIESVTPREGIEPHYVFPEDTGVVVDEPTWRTHLDQPPHNTMHFAVWERTKRAADTGMTAVLDGALGDSATGYGLGLLPELLKTGRWRHLYRELDAMADVVDASKRHLFVRHVVSAFVPDRVTQLRRRLRGDPLPLDAENPTLDPGFVERAGLRARHREDRRQNTLLAPSARNLQRQSLLTGRNATNFEALDLIHAAFGVEPRYPFTDVRLVEFSLAIPPTQQFADGYTRSIIRRALADLLPETVQWRPWKTPVNEAFWNALARERRLSDIDDPDTALAAYLDRDALAAARDRFEADPTSVDARALWRALSLSVWLDEYHPSASDR
- a CDS encoding lasso RiPP family leader peptide-containing protein → MTKEYQTPEVTEYGPVSTVTEGSGTNKVGSGSDEFSSGTSLTGSVGTGSNIGP
- a CDS encoding sulfatase-like hydrolase/transferase; translated protein: MPPSVQVLTLDCLRESTASDAVTPFLRSLPLQWSRCYSSGAWTLPAHASLFAGQDPIDHGVTRVERRMTGRQAALTTTARENGYATALFSENPQFSSATGFGECVDDSNDYIGTKLLRSEFVPVNHVDELSASAGLSLLRTILAQPHRLRNLVNTGYAAYRRFSDTEPTYPHHGRRVISHLESYLAEQTEPVLTVMNLLDPHNPYYGAPPGQESSRSPEEEAALRNLPSNLFYLFTDDPLPEDVRAVFGDWAGAFEAEAEIYREFSREADRLVERWRDDQPSVFEDSLVVVVGDHGQLFGTDGVAGHGLSLHPNGIHVPLIVDPPTEWDRSDRRVDAPVSIAGLGRALTDVVAGKIADTAAFVDAVNAYSRGPGGAVITCVDGPTIEVQLLAREEFDAELVDNHTVRKVACIYDEYVDVYECGWDDDTVAATSYEYAADHRTVRPDRETPPPPPEVAAWVRRSPKAEGDDVAWRTADEEQPAEVRARLENLGYR
- a CDS encoding lasso peptide biosynthesis B2 protein gives rise to the protein MGRVRSLLALPAGDQLRVLAAAALLASLPVILRLVSFVRVRRALLWGGRQVGRGRRGDPKHARVVSAVGAADRGLPGGRKCLTRSLAAEALLRAYGYAPEHRIGVAKEDNGGLQAHSWLELDGDIILGDLDDLSRFDPLPSLDAVERL